CTTTGTTCTCTATACTGGGGCAATTGATGAGCGGAAAAATCTACCGCGTCTAATTCATGCCTATGCTGCGTTGTCAGCCAGTCTGCGCGCAAGCCACCAACTGGTGTTTGCTGGCAAGATTCCTGAAAGCTATATGGTGCAGCTTCGGCATATAGCTGAAATGGCCGGGCTCAAAGCCAACGAGCTCATTTTCACCGGCTATGTCAGTGATGAAGAACTTGTCCAGCTTTACAACCTCTCCCGGCTCTTCGTTTTTCCCTCCTGGCATGAAGGCTTTGGCTTGCCAGCACTTGAAGCTATGGCCTGTGGTGCGCCGGTGATAGGGGCAAACACCAGCAGTCTGCCGGAAGTGATCGGGTTGGAGGAAGCGCTGTTTGATCCCTTTGACGTCAAGTCTATTACCAGTAAGATGACGCAATCATTAGAAGATGAAAGCTTTCGACAGCGGTTGCAAGAACACGGCCTGCGACAAGCTAAAGAGTTTTCTTGGGACAAAACAGCCAAGCGGGCGATGACCGCATGGGAGGGGCTGCAACCATGTAAAACAAAAGTGTATGCCCAGCCGGCTTCAGGGCGAAAGCCAAGGCTAGCCTTTGTCTCCCCCTTGCCACCCGAGCGCACCGGCGTTGCCGATTACAGCGCAGAATTGCTTCCGGCATTATCCACATACTACGACATCGAAGTTATCGTCGCCCAGAAGCGGGTGGAAGATCCGTGGATCAATCAGCATGGAAGGATCCGTGATGTCAATTGGCTGCGAACTAATTTGCATCAGATAGATCGTGTGCTTTATCAGGTTGGGAATTCACCTTTTCACCAGCACATGCTGCCATTGATGACCGAAATCCCTGGTGTGGTGGTGTTGCATGATTTTTATATGAATGAATTGATGGCCTGGCTGGAGTTACACGGAGGCGTAAAATTCGCATGGACTCAAGCGCTTTACCACAGCCACGGCTATGCGGCTGTCCTAGCCCGCTATCAAAACGTTGATAAGGCAAAGATCAATTATCCTGTCAATGGCCATGTCGTACAGCATGCACTGGGCATTATTGTCCATTCTGAATACTCTCGGGAATTGGCGCGGAAGTGGTATGGGCCTCAATGGGCTGAGAATTTTCACGTGGTGCCGCACGTGCGTATACCAAGCAGGTTTGCTGATAGGCAGAAGGCCCGCATAGAGTTAGGCATTACAGAGAAAGACTTCCTTGTATGCAGTTTCGGTTTTCTGGGTGATACTAAATTAAATCATAGGCTTTTACAGGCATGGTTGAGGAGCTCCCTATGTAGTGATACAAATTGTTATCTTGTGTTTGTAGGAGAAAATCAAGGTGATGCTTATGGCACTAAACTGCTCAAGACAATTGCTGATAGTGACTGCAAAGATCGTATTCTTATAACAGGCTTTGCGCCGACAGAACTATTCAAGCGATATTTAGCTGCAGCAGATGTGGCTGTCCAATTACGCACACAAAGCCGCGGCGAAACATCCGGTGCGGTATTGCATTGCATGAACTATGGCCTACCTGTCATTGTCAATGCCCATGGTTCCATGGCGGAACTGGATCGGGATGCCGTCTGGATGCTGCCAGACGAGTTTGAAGACAGCGAGTTGGTCGACGCTTTGGAAAAGCTTCGCCAATCCCCAACACTGCGTGATCAAATCGGGGCTCGCGCGCGCAATTACATATCGGCCCACCACAGCCCAGAAGCTTGCGCTCGGCAGTATGTCAAAGTTATTGAAGGAGTTTATTCACGCACAGCCAACAGCTTGCCTAAGTTGATTCAGTCGCTGGCAAACAAGCCAGACTTTAAGCCTTCCAAAAAGGAGATGCTAAATCTGGCCGTCACGCTTGCTCGAAACCACCCTCTGCCTAGACTTGCAAAACGGCTGTATCTGGATGTCTCTGCCACGTGCCGTCACGATCTTAAAACGGGTATACAGCGTGTGGCACGAGCCTTGACCCTGGCACTGATAGAATCACCACCCGAAGGTTATCGCACTGAACCAGTTTACCTGAATCATGAAAACGGGGCATGGTTCTACCGCTACGCCCGACGTTACACTTTGGGGTTGCTGGGATGTCCTTCAGACAGATTGGAGGATGCCGTGGTCGAGCCGGAGGCGGGTGATATACTTTTAACGGTTGATTTTTCAGGCAATATGTTGATTCATGCGGTGGAATCTGGGTTCATGCGGGATTGTCGCAATCGTGGCGTTTCTATCTATGCGATGGTTTATGATTTACTGCCTGTGCGAATGCCGGAAGTCTTTCCTCCAGGTGCAGATCAAATATTTGCTTTATGGCTCAAGGCAGTCTCTGCATTTGATGGAGCGATTTGCATTTCAAAGGCTGTAGCCGATGACCTGCGTGTATGGTTTGACGACAACCTGCCTACACTTCCCGAAGGTCGCCGTCCATATTCCATAGAGTGGTTTCATCTCGGGGCGGATGTTCTCAATTCTGCACCTACCCGAGGCGTGCCGATCGATGGGGAGGAAACTCTCCAAAAGCTCAAGTCTCGGGTTACTTTTCTCATGGTGGGCACCATCGAGCCTCGCAAGGCCTACCTGCAAACGATTCATGCTTTCGATCAACTTTGGGCGAACGGTCTCGATGTCAATTTAGTCATTGTAGGTCATGAAGGATGGAAACACGTGCCCAACGACATGCGCCGTGACATCCCACAAACCATCGAACTTCTGCGATCGCATCCTGAACGAAACAATCGCCTTTTTTGGCTTGAAGGTATAAGCGACGAATATCTGGAAAAGGTCTACGCCGCAAGTACTTGCCTGATCGCCGCTTCCTATAGTGAAGGCTTTGGATTGCCGCTTATCGAGGCGGCACATCACAAACTCCCTATCATTGCCAGGGATATTCCTGTCTTTAGAGAGGTGGCCGGCGATTTTGCATATTACTTTCCAGATAGTAGAGAATCGGAAGTACTTTCAACGGCAATAAAACATTGGCTTACTCTGTACAAACACAATCGACACCCACAACCAGACGCAATACCATGGCTTACATGGAAGATGAGTGCAAAGATCTTGACCGAAAAGCTTTTTACCTTCATAGCACTACCAACACACACTTAAGGGGATGAATCTTATGAAATTATTTTTTGATCACATTCCAAAGACAGCAGGAACAAGCTTACGCACATTTTTGGAAGAGGCATTCGGTGTAGGGATGGTTTCACCTCTATTATCATATTTAAAACTGGACCATGCCTTAACTCTTTATAAACAAGAGAAAATTCTCTGGGGCCATTTTGATTTCATTCCAGGTCAAACACTTCCGGCTGGCTATATTTCTGCAACCATGCTAAGAGAACCCGCTGAACGAACGTTATCTGATTTCTTTTTTTCTAAATTCGATGTCTTTCCATTTCAACGTGACGCTAAATTAAACGAGCTATCAATTGCGGAGGCTTTTTCTGACCAGCAAATATTGTTCTCCTACTCTAATACGCAATCAGTCCATTTCGCACGGTTTTACCATCCTAATCCGCGAAATCTTTCTGCAAACGAGTTGTTGCGTTTGGCAAAGAAGGGGCTTGAACAGTATGATCTTGTTGGAACTACAGAAAGGATTGCTGAATTCTGCGATGAATTAAGGAGAATTTTTAATTTACCGAAAGATGTGATGCTAAAAAAATTAGAGGTTACATCTAGACGACCAATCTTTTCAGATCTTCCTCAAAACATTCAAAAAAAGATACAAGAAATTACCCACATTGATAAACAACTCTGGGAGTATGCAAATGAGCTGTTTGAGACAAAAACAAAACGCTTTTTTTTTACAGAGAAAGACCTTTCGTTATTGCCTGCTAAGGAAAACAATACTTTTGCTGCAGTAACCCCCGTTGTCGAAGATGACGCCATCGAATTGTTGGGTGTGCGCGTACGTGGTCATCCAAATCCCTACCGATGCCGGCTGCTTTCTGGTGAAGAGATAGTAATCACTATCACATTCAGATGTCACAAGGATGTCGATGACCTTACAATTGGTTATAGTATTCACCATGATTCTGGTTTGCATATATTTGGGGTAAATACCAGGCTTATGGGCTATAATCTTAAATGCAAGGCAGGCAATGACTTTCAAGTGAAGTTTGCGTTTCCAGGGAATCTCGGCATTGGTAAGTATTATGTTCACGTGTCTGCACATACTGGGCTTACTCACTTGGAAAGATGCTTTTTCTGGAGAGAAAAGGCGGCTTTTTTCCAGATTGTTGGTTGTTTAGGTATTCCTTTTGAGGGATTGGTTCGTTTGATGCCAGTATGTCATATAGGAGATGAGTTAATAATAAAAGATACCGAAACACAAGCAAATGGCTTTAAAATTGTTGGGTTAAATAACCCACCGCTTACGGATATAAAGGGAAGTATTCGAGCCCTCACTCCAATTCCACCGGTCCTGCCTGGTCAGCAGTTTTCCATCCTGGTCGAGATTACGAATGATGGAAAGGAGGAGTGGTTTTTTGGGACAGAACCAATACGGCCAGTGCATATTTCATATCATTGGCTTGA
Above is a genomic segment from Desulfosoma sp. containing:
- a CDS encoding Wzt carbohydrate-binding domain-containing protein produces the protein MKLFFDHIPKTAGTSLRTFLEEAFGVGMVSPLLSYLKLDHALTLYKQEKILWGHFDFIPGQTLPAGYISATMLREPAERTLSDFFFSKFDVFPFQRDAKLNELSIAEAFSDQQILFSYSNTQSVHFARFYHPNPRNLSANELLRLAKKGLEQYDLVGTTERIAEFCDELRRIFNLPKDVMLKKLEVTSRRPIFSDLPQNIQKKIQEITHIDKQLWEYANELFETKTKRFFFTEKDLSLLPAKENNTFAAVTPVVEDDAIELLGVRVRGHPNPYRCRLLSGEEIVITITFRCHKDVDDLTIGYSIHHDSGLHIFGVNTRLMGYNLKCKAGNDFQVKFAFPGNLGIGKYYVHVSAHTGLTHLERCFFWREKAAFFQIVGCLGIPFEGLVRLMPVCHIGDELIIKDTETQANGFKIVGLNNPPLTDIKGSIRALTPIPPVLPGQQFSILVEITNDGKEEWFFGTEPIRPVHISYHWLDKNENIVIWDGHRTYLSGSLPQGAKIRANAFVEAPKQEGEFILELTLVQEAVCWFDQKGFKTCRLNCRVTR
- a CDS encoding glycosyltransferase; this encodes MRIVIDMQGAQSESRFRGIGRYTMSFTKAIVRNRKEHEIILALSSLFPETIEPIRAAFDGLLPQEKIVVWYAPGPVMERTPGNDNRREVAELIREAFLASLKPDVIHITSLFEGYVDDAVTSIGKFDQRTPVSVTLYDLIPLVNQEHYLKPNPRYEQYYRRKLESLKKASLYLAISEFTCQEGRHYLSASSNSFINVSTAVEDDFQPQNISDETARRIFAKFGLRHPFVLYTGAIDERKNLPRLIHAYAALSASLRASHQLVFAGKIPESYMVQLRHIAEMAGLKANELIFTGYVSDEELVQLYNLSRLFVFPSWHEGFGLPALEAMACGAPVIGANTSSLPEVIGLEEALFDPFDVKSITSKMTQSLEDESFRQRLQEHGLRQAKEFSWDKTAKRAMTAWEGLQPCKTKVYAQPASGRKPRLAFVSPLPPERTGVADYSAELLPALSTYYDIEVIVAQKRVEDPWINQHGRIRDVNWLRTNLHQIDRVLYQVGNSPFHQHMLPLMTEIPGVVVLHDFYMNELMAWLELHGGVKFAWTQALYHSHGYAAVLARYQNVDKAKINYPVNGHVVQHALGIIVHSEYSRELARKWYGPQWAENFHVVPHVRIPSRFADRQKARIELGITEKDFLVCSFGFLGDTKLNHRLLQAWLRSSLCSDTNCYLVFVGENQGDAYGTKLLKTIADSDCKDRILITGFAPTELFKRYLAAADVAVQLRTQSRGETSGAVLHCMNYGLPVIVNAHGSMAELDRDAVWMLPDEFEDSELVDALEKLRQSPTLRDQIGARARNYISAHHSPEACARQYVKVIEGVYSRTANSLPKLIQSLANKPDFKPSKKEMLNLAVTLARNHPLPRLAKRLYLDVSATCRHDLKTGIQRVARALTLALIESPPEGYRTEPVYLNHENGAWFYRYARRYTLGLLGCPSDRLEDAVVEPEAGDILLTVDFSGNMLIHAVESGFMRDCRNRGVSIYAMVYDLLPVRMPEVFPPGADQIFALWLKAVSAFDGAICISKAVADDLRVWFDDNLPTLPEGRRPYSIEWFHLGADVLNSAPTRGVPIDGEETLQKLKSRVTFLMVGTIEPRKAYLQTIHAFDQLWANGLDVNLVIVGHEGWKHVPNDMRRDIPQTIELLRSHPERNNRLFWLEGISDEYLEKVYAASTCLIAASYSEGFGLPLIEAAHHKLPIIARDIPVFREVAGDFAYYFPDSRESEVLSTAIKHWLTLYKHNRHPQPDAIPWLTWKMSAKILTEKLFTFIALPTHT